The Vibrio pomeroyi genome window below encodes:
- a CDS encoding ABC transporter permease encodes MTLWQTTLDALNLLVSFDQELWQIVAVSFSVSLSAISLVIIPAIIMAFILAYTEFPGKWALLSVINTLQAIPTVVIGLLMYMMLSRSGPLGDWQLLFTQKAMILGQMLICFPILVAMMHGALQASDRRAVETARTLGVSTTRVACTLIWETRFPLLAAAIAAFSRIVTEVGCSMMVGGNIMGMTRNIPTAIAMESHKGAFAQGVALGMVLLALALALNFFLSSVRGKGYLRT; translated from the coding sequence ATGACCCTATGGCAAACAACGCTTGATGCATTGAATTTACTAGTCAGTTTTGACCAAGAACTGTGGCAAATTGTAGCGGTATCCTTCAGCGTATCTTTGTCCGCCATTTCATTGGTGATTATTCCTGCAATCATCATGGCTTTCATATTGGCTTATACCGAGTTCCCCGGTAAATGGGCGCTGCTGTCAGTGATCAACACCTTGCAAGCTATCCCTACCGTGGTAATTGGTTTGTTGATGTACATGATGCTCTCTCGTTCCGGCCCATTAGGTGACTGGCAATTGCTGTTCACTCAAAAGGCGATGATTCTGGGTCAGATGCTGATCTGCTTCCCTATTCTGGTTGCGATGATGCACGGCGCGCTGCAAGCCAGTGACCGTCGAGCAGTAGAAACGGCACGCACTCTTGGTGTCTCAACGACTCGAGTTGCGTGTACCTTGATCTGGGAAACTCGTTTTCCTCTACTTGCAGCTGCCATTGCTGCCTTCTCTCGTATCGTCACTGAGGTGGGTTGTTCAATGATGGTAGGTGGCAACATTATGGGAATGACTCGAAATATCCCAACGGCTATAGCTATGGAAAGTCACAAAGGCGCATTCGCACAAGGTGTCGCGCTTGGCATGGTTTTATTAGCATTGGCATTAGCCCTTAACTTTTTCCTTTCCAGTGTGAGAGGAAAAGGCTATCTAAGAACTTAG
- a CDS encoding cache domain-containing protein, producing the protein MPIRRQWWSKWAFRFKTMVRYRLLFLTSAPIFLTLCALVAITFYWSVHYTWQGALIDVDERLDVADNSIHLIQNQQAYNVRAFAESYNFQMKLASDVSQNELIHWVSENKSRYELDFLRWRSVESMEKKLEYLNLTHKSSFFSVLDSNELNYLDRDLAKKAEVPMLNGHDVETRGLVSRTVVSIKDKNDHVIGFLDGGILLNNSTQLVDQISNLIYPQREGFNRHVGTVTVFLDDLRVSTNVPLSSEDSAGRAIGTRVSHEVHSKVLNEGKEWLDRAYVYDAWYITAYQPIHDQFGNVIGMLYTGYLIWPLIETYLTNLGEISITIVLLLLVSGLIVHRGARDLFNPIERIHKVVKLVQMGQDKRIGTLGLDDQHELTLLAKQFDKMLDLLHERNQEIQQAASELECKVHSRTASLKEKTEELELHIKLLNQARDKLVVNEKLAALGELTAGIAHEINNPTAVILGNVELMKFELGDEVSRVEEEVHAIMEQIDRIRNITRSLLQYSRHGGVQDEITWQHINPIVDESITLVKTGAKKKGIVYVSQLHAKTSVEVNRNQLLQILVNLQMNAIHAMDGQGTLTISSEDWVENGVSHGAIVHVEDEGCGIKEEQLKRIFSPFYTTKRDGTGLGLSVSQSILSQTGGEIRVESEVGKGSRFSIYLQQKATPQLLVSNL; encoded by the coding sequence ATGCCGATTAGACGTCAGTGGTGGTCAAAGTGGGCGTTCCGTTTCAAGACCATGGTGCGTTACCGTTTACTGTTTCTCACGTCAGCACCGATCTTTCTTACATTGTGTGCGCTCGTTGCGATCACCTTTTATTGGTCTGTTCACTATACGTGGCAAGGCGCTTTGATTGATGTTGATGAACGTCTCGACGTCGCAGACAACAGTATTCATCTGATTCAAAACCAGCAAGCTTATAACGTGCGCGCATTTGCTGAGTCTTACAACTTTCAAATGAAGCTAGCGAGTGACGTTTCTCAAAATGAACTTATTCATTGGGTTTCTGAGAATAAGTCACGATATGAGCTCGATTTTTTACGTTGGCGCAGCGTAGAAAGCATGGAGAAGAAGCTTGAATACCTGAACCTCACTCATAAATCATCATTTTTCAGTGTGTTAGACAGCAATGAACTCAATTACTTAGATCGTGATCTTGCCAAAAAGGCAGAGGTTCCGATGCTTAATGGTCATGATGTTGAAACACGTGGCTTGGTCAGCCGTACTGTCGTATCCATTAAAGATAAAAATGATCATGTGATCGGCTTTCTTGATGGCGGGATCTTGTTGAATAACAGCACTCAGTTGGTCGATCAAATCAGCAACCTGATCTATCCGCAGAGAGAGGGCTTCAACCGTCATGTAGGAACCGTCACCGTATTTCTTGACGACCTTCGTGTGAGCACTAACGTGCCATTAAGCAGTGAAGACAGTGCAGGGCGTGCAATTGGTACGCGAGTTTCTCACGAGGTTCACTCTAAAGTCTTAAACGAGGGCAAAGAGTGGCTCGACAGAGCATATGTATACGATGCATGGTACATAACGGCTTATCAACCAATTCACGACCAGTTTGGCAACGTGATCGGCATGCTATATACCGGTTACCTAATCTGGCCGCTCATTGAAACCTACCTGACTAACCTTGGCGAAATCAGCATTACTATCGTTCTGTTGCTGCTTGTTTCAGGTTTGATCGTTCACAGAGGTGCGCGCGATCTTTTCAACCCTATAGAACGCATTCATAAGGTCGTCAAGCTAGTCCAGATGGGACAAGACAAGCGAATTGGTACGTTAGGGCTGGATGATCAACATGAGCTTACCTTACTTGCTAAACAGTTCGACAAGATGTTGGATTTGCTTCATGAACGTAATCAAGAGATTCAACAAGCGGCTTCTGAACTGGAATGCAAAGTTCACTCACGTACGGCTAGCTTGAAAGAGAAAACGGAAGAACTCGAACTGCACATCAAACTGCTCAATCAAGCCAGAGATAAGCTGGTGGTTAATGAAAAGTTAGCAGCGTTAGGTGAGTTAACCGCGGGTATTGCCCACGAGATTAACAACCCAACCGCTGTGATTCTTGGCAACGTTGAGCTGATGAAGTTTGAGCTGGGTGATGAAGTGAGCCGCGTAGAAGAAGAAGTCCACGCCATTATGGAGCAGATTGATCGCATCCGAAACATCACACGAAGTCTGCTTCAATACAGCCGACACGGTGGTGTGCAGGATGAGATCACGTGGCAACACATCAACCCAATCGTAGATGAGAGCATTACGCTTGTGAAAACGGGCGCCAAGAAGAAAGGCATTGTGTACGTATCACAGCTGCACGCGAAAACGTCTGTCGAAGTTAACCGAAACCAATTGCTGCAAATTCTGGTTAATCTACAGATGAACGCGATCCACGCAATGGACGGACAGGGCACATTGACGATCTCAAGTGAAGACTGGGTCGAAAATGGCGTGTCTCATGGGGCGATTGTTCATGTAGAAGATGAAGGTTGTGGCATCAAGGAAGAGCAGCTGAAACGTATTTTCTCGCCTTTCTACACGACTAAGCGAGATGGTACAGGCTTAGGCTTATCCGTTTCTCAAAGTATCTTGAGCCAAACGGGCGGTGAAATACGTGTTGAATCCGAAGTCGGTAAAGGAAGCCGCTTTAGTATCTATCTTCAACAAAAAGCGACACCTCAATTGCTGGTATCAAATCTATAA
- a CDS encoding AAA family ATPase has translation MRSFMRFLLFTLAIVSWPSLANLDYDLQSQPQVSEAAQDLANRIDELPDPLFMNTADKRKVNILLSQVLRIQKQQIATFDQQLKTYREKNDAEQWFEVESSYITLNSLNVSKQYLLEQTTTANKERLTGFGPYGVTQFKQEWQLTQLNVEYLVYFQTRSFKALIKDIFISPVPVIWASLKVLFIYFGLVWWLSNGTRLIELFRINFLETKQSPPFWVRLIWYVSRAHRAIAWLIAITISLRILSSLPSLQHLIFLEIFTWWILGGSIAISFILEFAYRISRTSNNEVRALRLSSIRRYVWSFIVAGVIMQVSIRTLGKGTIYSWIYSALFFWFVLVTISVLRLWRAKVFEALEHITDRPVWVNWAVNRQNTFVLNIVATAIGAVWLMVYSFQHRIMALLSGFTLFSQALAYLFRIEVAKQSDLDKNQQNLVRIKGDQTFEYILPGSIDSELIDYAGDEVKQLSRYLMSDSPAICILSGERGVGSTTLLYTLLHKVSNAEPIYVSCPYAGYQELLCHLAVSIGLEEEATEIQILAHLRKSETTYLIAIDNAQRLVKPMVGGLSDLIRLTNLLRRSKKNHRIVMSIAKSSWRFVDRARGERLLFDLVCFLPRWTEKQVGELLTSRINTQLEKPLSFDGLVVPKQWDQDEMSEEERARQGFYRILWHYSDGNPTVALRFFRLSLNRNKETDQAVVRLFHVPEAQELENMPKPMLAVLRSIVQLEIASPEVLSECTQLSIAEITGILRYFESRGYIGWNEDKAKISDHWFRHITNVLDRQHLLVK, from the coding sequence ATGCGTTCATTCATGCGCTTCTTATTATTCACTTTAGCCATTGTTTCTTGGCCGAGTCTTGCTAACTTAGACTACGACTTACAATCACAACCTCAGGTGTCTGAAGCGGCCCAAGATCTGGCTAACCGGATTGATGAACTCCCCGACCCTCTGTTTATGAATACGGCCGACAAACGCAAGGTCAACATCTTGTTGTCTCAAGTGCTCCGTATCCAAAAACAACAGATCGCGACGTTCGACCAGCAGTTGAAAACGTATCGTGAGAAGAACGATGCCGAGCAATGGTTTGAGGTTGAGTCGAGTTACATCACGCTAAACAGCCTGAACGTCAGCAAGCAATATCTGCTTGAGCAAACCACGACCGCCAACAAAGAACGTCTTACTGGTTTTGGCCCTTATGGTGTGACTCAGTTTAAGCAAGAGTGGCAATTGACTCAGCTGAACGTTGAGTACCTTGTCTATTTCCAGACTCGTAGCTTCAAGGCGTTGATCAAAGACATCTTCATTTCACCAGTTCCGGTGATTTGGGCATCTCTGAAAGTCTTGTTCATCTATTTTGGTTTGGTGTGGTGGCTTTCGAACGGCACTCGTTTAATCGAACTGTTTAGAATCAACTTCCTAGAAACCAAACAGAGCCCACCGTTTTGGGTTCGGTTAATTTGGTATGTGAGCCGCGCACACAGAGCGATCGCTTGGTTAATCGCAATTACGATCTCTTTGCGTATTCTGTCGAGCTTGCCAAGCCTGCAGCACTTAATCTTCCTAGAGATTTTCACATGGTGGATTCTTGGTGGCTCGATTGCGATCAGCTTCATTCTTGAATTTGCGTATCGCATCAGCCGTACCTCAAACAACGAAGTGAGAGCGCTTCGACTATCGAGCATCCGCCGCTATGTGTGGAGCTTCATCGTTGCTGGTGTGATCATGCAGGTCTCTATCAGAACCTTAGGTAAAGGCACGATTTACAGTTGGATCTACAGTGCCCTGTTCTTCTGGTTCGTTTTGGTGACCATCTCTGTCTTAAGGTTATGGCGAGCAAAAGTCTTTGAAGCACTCGAACACATCACTGACAGACCGGTATGGGTGAACTGGGCGGTTAACCGTCAGAATACCTTTGTGCTTAATATTGTAGCGACAGCGATTGGCGCGGTTTGGTTGATGGTCTACAGCTTCCAACATCGCATCATGGCGCTGCTGTCTGGCTTTACTCTGTTTAGTCAGGCTCTTGCTTACCTGTTTAGAATTGAAGTAGCTAAACAGTCGGACTTGGATAAGAACCAACAGAATCTAGTCAGAATCAAGGGCGACCAAACCTTTGAATACATTCTGCCGGGTTCAATAGACAGTGAACTGATTGACTACGCGGGCGATGAAGTAAAACAGCTTTCTCGCTACTTGATGTCTGACAGCCCTGCGATTTGTATTCTGTCAGGCGAGCGCGGCGTTGGTTCAACGACTTTGCTTTACACCCTATTGCACAAGGTATCGAACGCAGAGCCTATCTACGTAAGTTGCCCTTATGCGGGTTACCAGGAGCTGCTTTGTCACTTAGCGGTAAGTATTGGTTTGGAAGAGGAAGCGACTGAAATTCAAATCTTGGCGCACCTGCGTAAGAGTGAAACAACTTACTTAATCGCGATTGATAATGCGCAGCGCCTTGTTAAACCTATGGTTGGCGGCCTTTCTGATTTGATTCGTTTAACTAACTTGTTGCGTCGTTCTAAAAAGAATCACCGCATTGTGATGTCGATTGCGAAATCGAGCTGGCGTTTTGTAGACAGAGCGCGTGGTGAGCGTCTGTTGTTTGATTTGGTGTGCTTCCTTCCTCGTTGGACAGAGAAGCAAGTCGGTGAACTGCTAACAAGCCGTATCAACACACAACTAGAAAAGCCTCTGTCGTTTGATGGTTTGGTTGTACCTAAACAGTGGGACCAAGATGAGATGTCAGAAGAAGAACGTGCGCGCCAAGGCTTCTATCGTATCTTGTGGCACTACTCAGATGGTAACCCGACTGTTGCCCTGCGTTTCTTCCGTTTGTCTCTGAATCGAAACAAAGAGACGGATCAAGCAGTCGTGAGATTGTTCCACGTACCTGAAGCACAAGAGCTGGAAAACATGCCGAAACCTATGTTGGCTGTGTTGCGCTCTATCGTGCAGCTGGAGATAGCTTCTCCTGAAGTACTGTCTGAATGTACTCAGTTAAGCATTGCGGAAATAACCGGGATTCTGCGCTACTTCGAGAGCCGTGGTTACATTGGTTGGAATGAAGACAAGGCCAAGATTTCCGATCACTGGTTCCGTCACATTACTAACGTTCTCGACCGTCAACATTTATTGGTGAAGTAA
- a CDS encoding substrate-binding domain-containing protein: protein MKAIPLTIAALSIVSYSASSAEDTTHIKLATTTSTYHSGLLDYLLPEFEKDSGIKVDVLAAGTGKSLRMGENGDVDLVMTHAPKAEANFVEKGYGVLPRKLMYNDFVIVGPQSDPAKIESQKAVADVFKAIATNNVTFVSRGDDSGTHKKEMGIWAQTKMEPNFGGYRSVGQGMGPTLNMASEMQGYTMTDRGTWLAYQNKLDLKILFQGDKNLFNPYQVILVNPERYPSINYQAAKVFSDWLVNPKGQKLINDFKLHGKQLFIASAE from the coding sequence ATGAAAGCAATTCCCCTAACTATTGCAGCTCTATCTATCGTCAGTTATTCGGCTAGCAGCGCAGAAGACACCACGCATATCAAGCTTGCGACAACGACAAGCACATATCACTCTGGCCTACTGGATTACCTACTGCCTGAATTCGAAAAAGATTCTGGCATTAAAGTAGATGTCCTAGCTGCGGGTACAGGTAAATCTCTTCGCATGGGTGAAAATGGCGATGTGGATTTGGTGATGACTCACGCACCAAAGGCTGAAGCGAACTTTGTTGAAAAAGGCTACGGCGTTTTACCTCGTAAACTGATGTACAACGACTTTGTGATTGTTGGCCCTCAAAGTGACCCAGCAAAAATTGAATCTCAAAAAGCAGTGGCTGATGTATTTAAAGCAATCGCAACCAACAACGTGACGTTTGTGTCTCGTGGTGATGATTCAGGTACGCACAAGAAAGAGATGGGCATTTGGGCACAGACCAAAATGGAACCAAACTTTGGTGGCTACCGCAGTGTTGGTCAAGGCATGGGCCCTACTCTGAACATGGCGTCTGAAATGCAAGGCTACACCATGACAGACCGTGGTACATGGTTGGCTTACCAAAACAAACTGGATCTTAAAATCCTTTTCCAAGGCGACAAGAACCTATTCAACCCTTACCAAGTGATTCTTGTTAACCCTGAACGCTACCCAAGCATTAACTACCAAGCGGCGAAAGTATTCAGTGATTGGTTGGTGAACCCTAAAGGTCAGAAACTGATTAACGACTTTAAACTGCACGGCAAACAGCTGTTTATAGCGAGCGCAGAGTAG
- a CDS encoding methyl-accepting chemotaxis protein produces MKLSNLSIKSKLVSIVILSVVLLVMASTFNLMQQRAGSMEERQDKLSAQVETAVSLARYYYDQRSVLGEEVAKERALQAINMLRYDNTNYFWILNQQLNIISHPLKPELNGTNAGNLRDGAGKHHWREMVTISRTPEEEGFLDYQWMSPQGELKDKISYVQLFPEWNWVIGSGILVADIQEAFYALAIKEGMVAVVLSGLLFAMGYAISNNILVPLNKLIDNTHKIADGDLRVRMNMTRKDELGDMSHQIDTMLDKLQSTLRTANESADLSSNMASHIAQASEEAATSVNSQHAQLELLSTAMTEMSATISDVAVNAENTAASTNKVVDHANQNDENMQVTSTTISQVSENISTANNLVKDLQSGVTEISQVVGVIRDVSEQTNLLALNAAIEAARAGEQGRGFAVVADEVRNLASRTQNSTNEVQSTIEKLTQQAERTFKAMQSSNEKVDHSVVASNETRQQLDVIVNELHNANDMVAQIAAASEQQSTVATEMSESVTGIHLAANEVLQASQSLAEDSQKMANTTEHLTEQLKYFKV; encoded by the coding sequence ATGAAATTAAGTAATCTATCTATCAAATCAAAACTCGTCTCTATCGTCATTTTATCGGTCGTTCTACTGGTAATGGCATCGACGTTTAATTTAATGCAACAGCGCGCAGGCTCTATGGAAGAGCGACAAGATAAGCTCAGTGCGCAAGTCGAAACCGCGGTAAGTTTGGCAAGGTACTATTACGACCAACGCAGTGTGCTGGGTGAAGAGGTCGCAAAGGAACGCGCGCTACAAGCCATCAATATGCTTCGCTATGACAACACCAATTACTTCTGGATTCTGAACCAACAACTCAACATCATCAGCCATCCATTAAAGCCTGAACTCAATGGCACCAATGCCGGAAACCTGAGAGACGGCGCAGGTAAGCATCACTGGCGAGAAATGGTGACCATATCTCGTACTCCTGAAGAAGAAGGCTTTCTTGATTACCAATGGATGAGCCCTCAAGGCGAACTCAAAGATAAGATCTCATATGTTCAGTTATTTCCTGAATGGAACTGGGTAATCGGCTCTGGAATCTTAGTCGCGGATATCCAAGAGGCGTTTTATGCCTTAGCCATTAAGGAAGGAATGGTAGCAGTTGTTTTGTCAGGCTTACTGTTCGCAATGGGCTACGCGATTTCCAACAATATCCTTGTGCCACTGAATAAGCTTATCGATAACACCCATAAGATTGCCGATGGCGACCTTCGTGTACGCATGAACATGACACGTAAAGATGAGCTAGGTGATATGAGCCATCAGATCGATACCATGCTCGATAAACTGCAAAGCACACTTCGCACTGCCAATGAGTCAGCGGACTTATCGAGCAACATGGCAAGTCACATCGCCCAAGCCAGTGAAGAGGCTGCAACCAGTGTTAACTCACAACATGCGCAGTTGGAATTACTGTCTACAGCGATGACTGAAATGAGTGCAACTATCTCAGATGTTGCAGTGAATGCTGAGAACACAGCTGCGAGCACCAATAAGGTGGTCGATCATGCAAATCAGAACGACGAGAACATGCAGGTAACGTCGACAACCATCTCGCAGGTTTCAGAGAACATTTCGACAGCGAATAACTTAGTAAAAGATCTTCAATCTGGCGTGACTGAGATTAGCCAGGTTGTTGGTGTGATTCGTGATGTCTCAGAACAGACAAACTTGTTGGCACTGAACGCAGCGATAGAAGCAGCGCGTGCGGGTGAACAAGGTAGGGGCTTCGCGGTTGTGGCTGATGAAGTGCGAAACCTAGCGAGTCGTACTCAGAACTCGACCAACGAAGTGCAATCAACCATTGAAAAGCTGACTCAGCAAGCTGAGCGTACCTTTAAAGCGATGCAAAGCAGTAATGAGAAAGTCGACCACAGTGTCGTTGCTTCTAACGAAACACGGCAACAACTGGATGTGATAGTGAATGAGCTTCACAACGCTAATGACATGGTGGCTCAGATTGCCGCGGCGTCGGAACAACAGAGCACAGTAGCGACGGAAATGAGTGAAAGTGTCACTGGGATTCACTTAGCGGCTAATGAGGTACTGCAAGCCTCACAATCGCTAGCAGAGGATAGCCAGAAAATGGCTAACACCACAGAGCACCTAACAGAGCAGTTGAAATACTTTAAGGTGTAA
- a CDS encoding sigma-54 dependent transcriptional regulator — protein MSLPSSSTSHLNSNTLTQYQAFSVLVVDDEIGMQAILKKALGKYFGKVSSAGSVEEAEVLRCNEHFDLIVLDINLPGRSGIEWEEAFNDSDRKADVIFMTGYADLEMTISALKLGASDFILKPFNLEQLIQAVLRCMDKRLDQRMQYALKRDVSRHIKTELIGSSDKTKQLKLLISQFAPSRASVLIEGESGTGKELVARGVHEASKRTGPFVPINCGAIAPELLESELFGHTSGAFTGAKKNREGLFRVASGGTLFLDEIGEMPLPMQAALLRVLEQRTIRPVGSEKEIAVDVRVVAATNRNLQEEVDKGHFRRDLFYRLNVLKIDVVPLRERPSDLIELVPYFTRLLSSELGMPVPNWAHEDILAMNEYEWPGNIRELKNLVERCILLDKPPAHYWREVNGDPAPTSISVTVSHGAEVPNLNNTDAAEGYPNTWTLKEVEKSHIEQLVSFHDGNKSAAARDLGVARKTLERKYKDWNTEGSEYAD, from the coding sequence ATGTCTTTACCTAGTTCAAGTACGTCTCATCTCAATTCAAACACATTGACTCAATATCAGGCATTTTCTGTCTTGGTTGTTGACGATGAAATTGGGATGCAGGCAATTCTTAAGAAAGCACTAGGTAAGTACTTTGGCAAGGTGTCGAGCGCAGGTTCAGTAGAAGAAGCCGAGGTTCTGCGTTGCAACGAACACTTCGATCTCATTGTTCTCGATATCAACCTTCCAGGCCGTTCTGGTATTGAATGGGAAGAAGCCTTTAACGACAGTGACCGAAAAGCTGATGTGATCTTTATGACCGGCTATGCCGATTTAGAGATGACCATTTCAGCACTTAAGCTTGGCGCTTCTGACTTTATCCTAAAACCGTTCAACCTTGAGCAGTTGATACAAGCTGTACTGCGTTGCATGGATAAACGTCTAGACCAACGAATGCAATACGCGTTGAAGCGCGATGTTAGCCGTCATATCAAAACCGAGCTAATCGGCAGTTCAGACAAAACCAAACAATTAAAGCTGCTCATCAGCCAGTTCGCACCATCACGAGCATCTGTTCTTATTGAAGGCGAGTCGGGCACAGGTAAAGAGTTGGTTGCACGCGGCGTACATGAAGCCAGCAAGCGAACTGGGCCTTTTGTACCAATTAACTGTGGCGCGATTGCTCCAGAACTTTTGGAAAGCGAATTGTTTGGTCACACCTCTGGCGCGTTTACTGGTGCGAAGAAAAATCGTGAAGGCTTGTTCAGAGTGGCGAGCGGCGGCACACTTTTCCTTGATGAGATAGGTGAAATGCCACTGCCAATGCAAGCTGCGCTTTTACGTGTGTTAGAACAACGAACAATCAGACCTGTCGGCAGTGAGAAAGAGATCGCAGTCGACGTGCGTGTCGTCGCGGCGACCAACCGAAACCTTCAAGAAGAGGTCGACAAAGGACACTTCCGCCGCGATCTTTTCTACCGATTGAATGTATTGAAGATTGATGTGGTGCCACTAAGAGAGCGTCCGTCTGATCTGATTGAGCTGGTTCCATACTTCACTCGTCTATTATCAAGTGAGCTAGGCATGCCCGTTCCAAATTGGGCACATGAAGACATTTTGGCGATGAACGAATACGAATGGCCAGGCAATATCCGTGAGCTTAAGAACTTAGTAGAACGTTGCATTCTATTAGACAAGCCACCAGCTCACTATTGGCGTGAAGTAAATGGCGACCCGGCTCCAACCAGTATTTCAGTGACGGTGTCACACGGCGCAGAAGTGCCAAACTTGAATAACACAGACGCTGCAGAGGGCTACCCAAACACTTGGACGCTCAAAGAAGTGGAAAAATCCCATATCGAACAGCTAGTAAGTTTTCATGATGGCAATAAGTCTGCTGCAGCAAGAGATCTTGGCGTTGCACGCAAAACGCTAGAGCGTAAATACAAAGATTGGAATACAGAAGGCTCTGAATATGCCGATTAG
- a CDS encoding mechanosensitive ion channel family protein: MKKLFVLLLVGLATAVSFPTYATEELANVENISKIASLVRWSGVFFSLIVIGAMWLLLKFINSMVTSFGSQFVQYRMLLQKLQSFMQFFIYVSTGLIVFMMSFRINDQILALIGGTLAVSVGFALKDLAASFIAGITVMIDRPFQVGDRVTFEGNYGDIITIGLRSVRMRTLNDDIITIPNNKFLNEVTTSGNYGALDMQVVIPFYVGMNEDITLARDLIQEAASSSRYIHLPKPVTVLVKQTITDNYLAIQLTCKAYVVDTAYEKLFETDITLRVMKEFKKHNINPPKISVAAH, from the coding sequence ATGAAGAAGTTATTTGTCCTATTACTTGTTGGCTTAGCGACAGCGGTAAGTTTCCCGACTTACGCAACGGAAGAGTTAGCCAATGTAGAAAACATCTCGAAGATTGCGAGCCTAGTACGATGGAGCGGCGTGTTCTTCTCGCTCATCGTGATTGGTGCGATGTGGTTATTGCTTAAGTTCATCAACTCGATGGTGACAAGCTTTGGTAGCCAATTCGTGCAATACCGAATGCTGCTGCAAAAGCTTCAGTCGTTTATGCAGTTCTTCATCTATGTGAGCACGGGTCTTATCGTGTTCATGATGAGCTTCCGAATCAACGACCAAATATTGGCTCTGATTGGTGGTACCCTCGCCGTGTCTGTCGGTTTTGCGCTTAAAGACTTGGCAGCATCATTCATCGCCGGTATCACGGTAATGATTGATAGACCGTTCCAAGTTGGTGACCGAGTCACGTTTGAAGGTAACTACGGCGACATTATCACTATCGGTTTACGTTCTGTACGTATGAGAACGTTGAATGACGACATCATTACGATTCCGAACAACAAGTTCTTAAATGAAGTGACCACCAGTGGTAACTATGGTGCGTTGGATATGCAGGTGGTGATTCCGTTTTATGTCGGAATGAATGAAGATATCACCCTAGCCCGTGACTTGATTCAAGAAGCGGCGTCTTCAAGTCGTTACATCCACTTACCAAAGCCCGTGACTGTTCTGGTTAAGCAGACGATCACCGACAACTACCTAGCGATACAGTTGACTTGTAAGGCTTATGTGGTGGATACCGCGTATGAGAAGTTGTTTGAGACCGACATTACGCTGCGTGTGATGAAAGAGTTTAAGAAGCACAACATCAATCCACCGAAAATTTCAGTGGCAGCGCATTAG